One window of the Candidatus Zixiibacteriota bacterium genome contains the following:
- a CDS encoding hypothetical protein (Evidence 5 : Unknown function) — translation MNKYLLNSGGSYPAGISPGKKIFRVESGIYAGRIAALMASTGSEIKLAWADFPYLSWSEPETVFDDAADYPFDAVMDGAGNIYAAYTLAVNFNLVVRKLTFSNGTWTAGDLGTIYDGDDNYYPSIAIEQSGRIWAAWCRNVAGQYYVNIKLSDDDGLTWPSGVSSFGTILSAAGTTAYPKIVMAGQYCYVFYTLGADKLGYRRKHVNISSWEAEVQIVSGTALDDDFDITVSEDGRIGLVFDDDKIRFLEYNNNVWSGIGDIDESGGISPQIKYIDNIPYIIYLSDYGSNQRRVLYSDRLQGSFSYPAPLDARENVLSRVLCYRAISGVFRDLTEAAADAVTADIYHADSGAMFEEVGDALYLGMEDRFNFVKIILSAAGSGGTVSWQYWDGVTWQGFAPSGGEYHFESADRELLLWDDSGSIPGGWQKKSIEGHNLYWIRVTVPAPFSSGPIGTQMTAIGNNLGIIVME, via the coding sequence AAAAATCTTCCGGGTCGAATCGGGAATATACGCGGGCAGAATCGCGGCGCTTATGGCGTCGACGGGCTCAGAAATAAAACTGGCCTGGGCCGATTTCCCGTACCTGTCGTGGAGCGAGCCGGAGACCGTTTTCGATGACGCCGCCGATTATCCGTTCGATGCCGTGATGGACGGCGCAGGGAATATATACGCGGCGTACACGCTCGCGGTTAATTTCAATCTGGTTGTCAGAAAACTGACGTTTTCTAACGGCACCTGGACGGCCGGAGATCTCGGCACTATATACGACGGCGACGACAACTATTATCCCTCGATAGCCATCGAGCAGTCAGGCCGAATCTGGGCGGCCTGGTGCAGGAATGTTGCCGGGCAATACTATGTGAATATTAAACTCTCCGACGATGACGGTCTCACCTGGCCGTCGGGGGTGTCAAGTTTCGGGACGATCCTCAGCGCGGCGGGAACGACGGCCTATCCCAAAATCGTGATGGCCGGTCAGTACTGTTATGTTTTCTACACCCTGGGGGCCGACAAACTGGGCTACCGCCGGAAGCATGTCAATATTTCGTCGTGGGAGGCCGAAGTGCAAATTGTGAGCGGGACCGCTCTTGACGATGATTTTGACATCACTGTCTCCGAAGATGGAAGGATCGGGCTGGTTTTCGATGATGATAAAATACGGTTCCTGGAGTACAATAATAATGTCTGGAGCGGAATCGGCGACATTGATGAGTCCGGCGGGATATCGCCTCAAATCAAGTATATCGATAATATCCCATATATAATCTACCTGTCCGATTACGGTTCAAATCAAAGAAGGGTGCTTTACAGTGATCGGCTTCAGGGATCGTTTTCATATCCGGCGCCGCTTGATGCGAGGGAAAATGTCCTCTCGCGTGTGTTGTGCTATCGAGCCATATCGGGGGTCTTTCGGGATCTGACAGAAGCCGCGGCCGATGCCGTCACGGCTGATATCTATCATGCCGATTCCGGAGCGATGTTCGAAGAGGTCGGGGACGCCCTGTATCTGGGGATGGAGGATCGTTTCAATTTTGTCAAAATCATTTTGTCTGCCGCCGGTTCAGGCGGCACGGTCTCATGGCAGTACTGGGATGGAGTAACATGGCAGGGATTTGCACCATCGGGCGGGGAGTATCATTTTGAGAGCGCGGACAGGGAATTGCTACTCTGGGACGATAGCGGCTCGATACCGGGGGGATGGCAGAAAAAGAGTATCGAGGGTCACAATCTGTACTGGATTCGGGTTACAGTTCCGGCGCCGTTTTCTTCCGGCCCGATTGGGACGCAAATGACGGCGATCGGGAATAATCTCGGAATAATAGTGATGGAGTAG
- a CDS encoding conserved hypothetical protein (Evidence 4 : Unknown function but conserved in other organisms), with amino-acid sequence MPYTSIDLIRNHINFEGIPIGGKRDYPVIFSGTQWNSLPNKNLLAGSVAVKARGSEEPIGKSIVLGNEPVALTSGKIAVGSVAAASDSSLGTIYTENIDYAIDPANATIMRITGGNIAEGTQIAVWYRPYIVYEEGVDYSVNYAEGEVRRLAGGAIQDNQAVLVDYEATAGVMGDVIFMQAVSEANSIIESEIDSERSFGADQALQTAATYLAVSIVCRMAVSGALMLASGVRMAPSGQSWLALAESYRGDYERLIKPYRPHAARLSGPART; translated from the coding sequence ATGCCGTACACTAGTATCGATCTTATCAGGAATCATATCAATTTCGAAGGGATTCCGATCGGCGGGAAGCGGGACTATCCGGTGATATTTTCCGGGACACAATGGAATTCATTGCCGAACAAGAATCTGCTTGCGGGAAGTGTGGCCGTGAAGGCCAGAGGGAGTGAGGAGCCGATCGGCAAGAGTATTGTGCTGGGCAATGAACCGGTGGCGCTGACTTCGGGGAAAATAGCGGTGGGGTCGGTAGCGGCGGCATCGGACAGTTCACTCGGAACGATCTACACGGAAAATATTGATTATGCCATCGACCCGGCCAACGCTACGATTATGCGAATCACCGGCGGGAATATTGCCGAAGGGACTCAGATTGCGGTTTGGTATCGGCCCTATATTGTCTATGAAGAGGGTGTCGACTATAGTGTCAATTATGCGGAAGGGGAGGTCCGCCGGCTGGCCGGTGGAGCCATACAGGACAATCAGGCGGTTCTGGTCGATTACGAGGCGACGGCGGGTGTTATGGGTGATGTTATTTTCATGCAAGCGGTCTCGGAGGCCAATTCCATAATTGAGAGCGAAATTGATTCCGAGCGGTCATTCGGAGCCGACCAGGCCCTGCAGACAGCGGCAACCTATCTGGCGGTATCGATTGTCTGCCGGATGGCCGTATCGGGTGCTCTGATGCTGGCATCGGGGGTTCGCATGGCGCCAAGCGGGCAATCGTGGCTGGCGCTGGCGGAGAGTTACCGCGGCGACTATGAGCGGCTGATTAAACCGTACCGGCCCCACGCGGCCCGGTTGAGCGGGCCCGCCAGAACGTGA
- a CDS encoding hypothetical protein (Evidence 5 : Unknown function) — protein MVPDVLVWGKSDSAELHFLTVCEIENQTRVGYGQRLLGGERQDILFIDLVDFRGNHLPATINNPKVIVQSRSREAAFLPGGESSTGFRIARDSASPGPVRVDLFIYELG, from the coding sequence ATGGTTCCGGATGTTCTGGTTTGGGGAAAATCCGACAGTGCGGAACTGCATTTCCTGACTGTCTGCGAAATCGAAAATCAGACAAGAGTCGGCTATGGCCAGAGACTTCTGGGAGGAGAGAGGCAAGATATACTTTTCATCGATCTGGTCGATTTTCGGGGAAACCATCTGCCGGCAACAATAAACAATCCCAAAGTAATCGTGCAGAGCCGGTCACGGGAGGCGGCATTCCTTCCGGGAGGAGAATCCAGTACCGGTTTTCGGATCGCGCGGGACAGTGCCTCGCCGGGACCGGTGAGAGTCGATCTATTCATTTATGAATTGGGATAG
- a CDS encoding hypothetical protein (Evidence 5 : Unknown function) yields the protein MTAEKAESYTDLEMMEIMINDLFEKFRNNSKGVKVGDIMKIMEYKRKITLSDKSERKFWEMINGIREAHLAGGKKKKSSGAEKKA from the coding sequence ATGACGGCGGAGAAGGCTGAATCATACACCGATCTCGAAATGATGGAAATTATGATAAATGATCTATTTGAGAAGTTCAGGAATAATTCGAAAGGTGTCAAGGTAGGAGATATTATGAAAATAATGGAATATAAGAGGAAGATAACCCTGTCGGATAAAAGCGAGAGAAAGTTCTGGGAGATGATCAATGGTATCCGAGAAGCGCATCTTGCCGGGGGAAAAAAGAAGAAATCTTCAGGGGCGGAGAAAAAAGCGTGA
- a CDS encoding hypothetical protein (Evidence 5 : Unknown function): MKRTHGGIIRIIWRLPLVLLAVFLQGTGRAQDINSWHASLSREGNDSRILGRNLTVDIGDSIGKDFSPKITLSAWNERAVITVLLDRGGRSEPYVTAPIIVSGKPGFMIRRDSLETHQFYIRPDSGLEWEIILEKPPDSNILIFPIESKGLEFQYQGMLSGEEISMGVERSDSVIGSYAVYYSGEPGNHVTVKGSDTAYENFSTGKAFHIYRPRARDSRGWTVWCGLSIDSVFDIAIPADFFANAEYPITIDPTFGNSTVGASTAYLVSNGCQALSENISYRHTASSGEIITSYSIYCLTYTSPAYVALAAYSYVDGYPADRLAMPTTLTVTNGSMQWNTSGTVSQGMTGGTTYVIAYGEVAPSSSVRCRFDSEANICSIHGNSTLPVTWVPYGYVSNRWSIYATYTAGATGADNYRRRAIVSTEFPGE, encoded by the coding sequence ATGAAACGAACCCACGGGGGAATTATTCGGATAATCTGGCGGTTGCCCCTGGTATTGCTGGCGGTATTTCTGCAGGGAACGGGGCGGGCGCAGGATATCAATTCGTGGCACGCTTCTCTATCCCGGGAAGGGAATGACTCGCGGATTCTGGGTCGTAATTTGACGGTCGATATTGGAGACTCGATCGGAAAGGATTTTTCCCCGAAGATTACGCTTTCGGCGTGGAATGAAAGGGCGGTCATAACCGTGTTATTGGATCGGGGGGGTAGAAGTGAACCGTATGTTACGGCGCCAATCATAGTTTCGGGTAAGCCGGGTTTTATGATTCGGCGGGACAGTCTGGAAACGCATCAATTTTATATCAGACCCGACAGCGGTCTGGAGTGGGAAATTATTTTGGAAAAGCCGCCGGATTCAAATATTCTCATTTTCCCGATAGAATCGAAAGGGCTGGAATTTCAGTATCAAGGGATGTTGAGTGGGGAAGAGATCTCCATGGGGGTGGAACGGTCGGATAGTGTCATCGGTTCATATGCTGTCTATTATAGCGGTGAGCCGGGGAATCATGTTACGGTTAAGGGAAGCGATACCGCCTATGAGAATTTTTCGACGGGGAAGGCTTTTCATATTTATCGGCCCCGGGCGCGCGACAGCCGCGGGTGGACGGTCTGGTGCGGCCTGTCGATTGATTCGGTTTTTGACATCGCCATCCCGGCGGATTTTTTTGCCAACGCCGAATATCCGATTACGATCGATCCGACTTTCGGCAACAGCACGGTCGGCGCCAGCACGGCCTATCTGGTATCAAACGGCTGCCAGGCGCTATCCGAGAATATATCGTACCGTCACACCGCCTCAAGCGGGGAGATAATTACATCATACAGTATTTACTGCCTGACTTACACGAGCCCGGCCTATGTGGCTCTGGCGGCCTATTCATATGTTGACGGATATCCGGCGGATCGTCTGGCAATGCCGACCACCCTGACAGTCACCAATGGTTCGATGCAATGGAACACAAGCGGGACGGTATCGCAGGGGATGACAGGAGGAACGACTTATGTAATCGCCTACGGCGAAGTGGCTCCGTCATCGAGTGTCCGCTGTCGATTCGATTCGGAGGCGAATATCTGCTCGATTCACGGTAATAGCACTCTTCCGGTGACCTGGGTGCCGTACGGGTATGTCAGCAACCGCTGGTCGATTTATGCGACATATACGGCGGGAGCGACCGGGGCCGACAATTATCGCCGTCGGGCAATTGTATCCACAGAATTTCCGGGAGAATAG
- a CDS encoding hypothetical protein (Evidence 5 : Unknown function), translating to MKAIMLISTWVVLVSSNGFGFGLVNNSTVSVTAEDSLCIPFFNLDSLGRSIGGLDTTKVMAFYPNGDSAFCEAVAGVIGRVKVSVDNGDTVYRWTAQVSEIDGTGGAGLYAVKITAKSDQTGGWLTTSRTSSFQLINQNFNDILQMTIDSLKAVLDSVQNFHNWVGNVRYTNPDSTLSIKRFAASGANGSNGSFYIYNSNGTAGIFNAAGGTGENAFHGLSISGSNAGAGIRSIGGIQGHGAVFGGGASSGNGIQTYAYNGDGIRSFAITSGNGISADGAGTGFVDIAAPEFADTIANRVLEDSLHYQGSFSGGGSGPISVQVLAYDSSLEQIIPGVNVAIRNIEQTALIALNGTGTDGKAAFNLAADSFLAVAFAPGYIFESYDTLIVEAANVDTIWGWRFDPGNPSAPELCRVYGFLYDISGNPENGAVVTAWLPSGVGRKDNSIISPFKTTALSDSAGYFYLDLIPNEKMIPANSKYEITITRTDGTILRQRVVVPESPSWLLTW from the coding sequence ATGAAAGCTATAATGTTAATCAGTACGTGGGTCGTTTTAGTTTCAAGCAATGGATTCGGATTCGGCCTGGTGAACAATTCGACGGTTTCGGTGACGGCGGAAGATTCCCTCTGTATTCCGTTTTTCAATCTGGACAGTCTGGGGCGGAGTATCGGCGGTCTGGATACCACTAAGGTAATGGCTTTTTATCCTAACGGGGATTCGGCCTTTTGCGAGGCGGTGGCCGGAGTGATCGGGCGGGTAAAAGTGAGTGTCGATAACGGCGATACCGTCTATCGCTGGACGGCCCAGGTTTCTGAAATCGACGGTACCGGTGGGGCCGGGTTGTATGCGGTCAAAATAACGGCCAAATCGGACCAGACCGGCGGATGGCTGACGACGTCGCGGACCTCTTCTTTTCAGTTGATCAATCAAAACTTCAACGACATCCTTCAGATGACAATCGATTCTTTAAAGGCCGTTCTCGATTCTGTACAGAATTTTCATAACTGGGTCGGCAATGTCCGGTACACCAATCCCGACTCGACTCTGAGCATCAAGAGATTCGCGGCATCGGGAGCCAATGGTTCGAACGGATCGTTCTATATTTATAACAGCAACGGGACGGCGGGGATCTTTAACGCCGCCGGGGGGACGGGAGAAAACGCTTTTCACGGTCTTTCAATTAGCGGAAGCAATGCCGGGGCGGGAATCAGATCTATCGGGGGGATTCAGGGACACGGCGCCGTATTTGGCGGAGGAGCATCATCGGGCAACGGAATTCAAACCTATGCCTATAACGGTGACGGTATCCGCAGTTTCGCCATAACCTCAGGCAATGGAATCAGCGCCGATGGAGCGGGAACAGGTTTTGTCGATATCGCGGCGCCCGAGTTCGCGGACACCATCGCCAATCGGGTCCTGGAAGATTCCTTGCATTATCAGGGGTCATTTTCCGGGGGAGGATCGGGGCCAATTTCGGTTCAGGTCCTGGCGTACGACAGTTCTCTTGAGCAAATTATACCGGGCGTAAATGTAGCCATAAGGAATATCGAGCAAACGGCCCTGATAGCGCTGAACGGCACCGGGACAGACGGGAAAGCGGCGTTCAATCTCGCGGCCGATTCATTTCTGGCGGTGGCCTTCGCACCGGGATACATTTTTGAATCATATGATACTTTGATTGTCGAGGCGGCCAATGTTGATACTATTTGGGGATGGCGATTCGATCCGGGGAATCCATCGGCGCCGGAATTATGCCGGGTGTATGGTTTTTTGTATGATATTTCCGGAAATCCGGAAAACGGGGCGGTGGTGACAGCCTGGTTGCCGTCGGGGGTCGGCCGAAAGGATAATAGTATCATTTCGCCATTTAAGACAACGGCGCTTTCCGATTCTGCCGGCTACTTTTATCTCGATTTGATCCCTAACGAAAAAATGATTCCGGCCAATTCGAAATATGAAATAACGATAACCCGTACCGACGGGACGATTCTGCGGCAGAGGGTGGTTGTGCCCGAAAGTCCCAGTTGGCTTTTAACCTGGTAA
- a CDS encoding conserved hypothetical protein (Evidence 4 : Unknown function but conserved in other organisms), translated as MQIALIPILGSVLDFVINNFIALAGGATTIFMALVVWFAKKYLAPYLKVESRRRYAEYIAVIADEITDDLVQRYPDNGWMKRLDEAVDKLIDVCGIDSEIAKRAVSAALSRK; from the coding sequence ATGCAAATTGCACTAATTCCGATTCTCGGCTCGGTTCTTGATTTTGTCATCAATAATTTTATCGCTCTGGCGGGCGGCGCCACGACCATTTTCATGGCGCTGGTGGTCTGGTTCGCCAAGAAATACCTGGCCCCGTATTTGAAAGTCGAAAGCCGCCGCCGTTACGCCGAATATATCGCCGTAATCGCAGATGAAATCACCGATGATCTGGTCCAGCGGTACCCCGATAACGGCTGGATGAAACGGCTCGATGAAGCGGTGGATAAATTGATTGATGTCTGCGGAATAGATTCCGAAATCGCCAAGCGGGCGGTTTCGGCGGCGCTATCGCGCAAATAA
- a CDS encoding exported hypothetical protein (Evidence 5 : Unknown function), which translates to MARKVMLTAFLCLLLSWPASGSIDKQRALATPVSGISPQDIAAAPTFSLADSCIVRNDLGAYWKIDHWLFGAELYKAYQDPSQSCPAPYPFAVQNVNMMLFVNKLCTLYVSVDVEGLDLSVPSCPAPGNLLSISQEYGLVISPPSGGGLYQVSVPLDSSVNVNGPYFVGFYFSNYIDTLAGVALVTDSLQAVCTSYNIWDTTTGFIDLCQNSYYNFPGRLVLFSTGLPGGSGSEPAPSITLLKPGVNEIVSGSATLWGLENSGSKIINYVRFDRKNGTIWSEIGRDSDGTRALRNGVDPSGSGDGYTSPWDYSSLAEGPYWLKATVYDTLGRIAVDSHQAAIDPTPPDLNMTKPLYLDTICLPLKVQATTPDENVTQVKFEWKVAPSSYSISINNLNQASFGDINHNPSDGNHAASGEYGDYYCGPVAGAEAIKYWFDKGFIYGMREGSSYITIDTVVERLAANMHTRANKGTYDDLFYGGMVQYFLTHGNDQKIDVVRRPDYRTIRNLFQEKELFVIMAVSGTPGLYLPLTGVNGLADSQGQYAATVANPVTGTSLNSYIRNYNGGSQFYYNSVWHDIDAVFTLMGYSYTVTRNLIGTDLNGADGWSFDWNSTPLTKDSLYFVTATATDATGRIGATTMLTQYGCKTYIKGDYNDDGLVNIGDAIMLINYVYKKGAAPIGGAYRADANCSGTIDLADIIYVIKYIYSQGTQPCR; encoded by the coding sequence ATGGCCCGCAAGGTTATGCTTACGGCGTTTCTGTGCTTGCTTCTGTCCTGGCCGGCATCGGGCTCGATCGATAAACAAAGGGCCCTGGCTACCCCCGTTTCCGGCATCTCCCCGCAGGATATCGCGGCCGCGCCGACATTTTCCCTGGCCGATTCCTGCATCGTCCGAAACGATCTGGGTGCCTATTGGAAAATCGACCACTGGCTGTTCGGGGCCGAACTCTATAAGGCCTATCAGGACCCTTCTCAATCCTGCCCGGCTCCCTACCCCTTTGCCGTTCAAAATGTCAATATGATGCTTTTTGTCAATAAACTGTGCACTCTCTATGTTTCGGTCGATGTCGAAGGGCTCGATCTTTCTGTCCCCAGTTGCCCCGCGCCGGGGAATCTCCTTTCCATCTCGCAGGAATACGGGCTGGTGATTAGCCCTCCGTCGGGTGGCGGATTGTATCAGGTAAGCGTGCCCCTCGACTCATCCGTGAATGTCAATGGCCCCTATTTTGTCGGTTTCTACTTTTCCAATTATATCGATACTCTCGCCGGTGTCGCCCTTGTCACCGATTCTCTCCAGGCCGTCTGCACTTCATACAATATCTGGGATACCACCACTGGCTTTATCGATCTCTGCCAGAACAGTTATTACAATTTCCCCGGCCGTCTGGTCCTATTTTCGACCGGCCTTCCCGGCGGCAGCGGCTCCGAACCGGCCCCTTCTATAACCTTGCTGAAACCGGGCGTCAATGAAATCGTCTCCGGCTCTGCCACGCTATGGGGTCTGGAAAATTCCGGAAGCAAAATTATCAACTATGTCAGATTTGACCGCAAAAACGGCACAATCTGGAGCGAAATCGGCCGTGATAGCGACGGTACCCGGGCGCTTCGCAACGGGGTTGACCCTTCCGGCAGCGGTGACGGTTACACTTCTCCCTGGGACTATTCGTCTCTTGCCGAAGGTCCTTACTGGCTGAAAGCCACTGTCTATGATACTCTGGGGCGAATCGCCGTCGATTCGCATCAGGCCGCTATCGATCCCACCCCGCCCGATTTGAATATGACCAAACCATTGTATCTTGACACCATCTGCCTGCCGTTGAAAGTGCAGGCGACCACTCCCGATGAAAATGTGACTCAAGTCAAATTCGAATGGAAAGTGGCGCCGAGTTCTTATAGCATCTCGATAAATAATCTGAATCAGGCCAGTTTCGGCGATATCAATCATAACCCATCCGACGGCAACCATGCCGCATCGGGAGAGTATGGCGACTACTATTGCGGCCCGGTGGCCGGTGCCGAAGCGATTAAATACTGGTTCGATAAGGGATTTATTTACGGTATGCGCGAGGGCTCGTCATACATCACTATCGATACCGTCGTCGAACGGCTGGCCGCCAATATGCACACCCGCGCCAACAAGGGCACCTATGATGACTTATTCTACGGCGGCATGGTGCAATATTTCCTGACCCACGGCAATGACCAGAAAATAGATGTCGTCCGCCGCCCCGATTACCGGACTATCCGCAACCTCTTTCAAGAAAAAGAACTTTTCGTCATTATGGCGGTCTCCGGAACGCCCGGTCTCTATCTGCCCCTCACCGGGGTCAATGGTCTGGCCGATTCTCAGGGACAATACGCCGCCACGGTCGCCAATCCCGTGACCGGGACCTCATTAAACAGTTATATCCGCAACTACAACGGCGGCTCTCAGTTTTATTACAACAGCGTCTGGCACGATATCGATGCCGTCTTTACCCTTATGGGGTATTCCTATACCGTAACGCGCAATCTTATAGGAACCGACCTCAATGGCGCTGACGGCTGGAGTTTCGACTGGAATTCGACTCCATTGACCAAAGATTCTTTGTATTTCGTTACCGCCACCGCCACCGACGCCACCGGGCGCATCGGCGCCACAACCATGTTGACCCAATATGGCTGCAAGACCTATATCAAGGGCGATTATAACGACGACGGGTTGGTCAATATCGGCGATGCCATCATGCTGATCAATTATGTCTATAAAAAAGGAGCCGCACCGATCGGCGGCGCCTATCGGGCCGATGCCAATTGCAGCGGCACGATCGATCTGGCCGATATTATCTATGTCATAAAATATATCTATTCTCAGGGCACGCAACCCTGCCGCTGA
- the lipA gene encoding Lipoyl synthase, with translation MSEGEKRTYRPKPPWLKVRASLDERYRRVQGLLKEQNLHTVCQEANCPNRGECFSSGTATFLILGPTCTRNCRFCNVTHGAVAPVDEDEPARVARTVEVLQLRHAVITSVTRDDLPDGGASQFGAIIKAIRAQDKRVTVEVLTPDFKGDKEALETVYRAGPDVFNHNVETVPRLYQEVRPQADYERSLGVLRSACDFGGMVVKSGLMVGLGETTEELENVFLDLHRAGVRFLTIGQYLAPSPKHFPIARYYHPDEFRDLARKAEKCGLERVFSAPLVRSSYHAGEQFHSQ, from the coding sequence ATGAGTGAAGGAGAAAAAAGGACATATCGGCCCAAACCGCCCTGGTTGAAAGTGCGGGCCTCCCTGGACGAGAGATACCGCCGGGTTCAGGGGCTTTTGAAGGAGCAAAATCTTCATACGGTCTGTCAGGAGGCCAATTGTCCGAACCGCGGGGAATGTTTTTCAAGCGGGACGGCGACATTTCTTATTCTGGGACCGACCTGTACGCGGAACTGCCGTTTTTGCAATGTCACCCATGGGGCGGTGGCGCCTGTTGACGAGGACGAGCCGGCGCGGGTAGCCCGCACGGTTGAAGTTCTCCAGTTACGGCACGCGGTAATCACATCGGTGACACGTGATGACCTTCCCGACGGCGGGGCCTCCCAATTTGGGGCCATTATAAAGGCCATCCGCGCTCAAGACAAAAGGGTAACGGTAGAAGTTCTTACGCCCGACTTTAAAGGAGACAAAGAGGCGCTGGAGACAGTTTACAGGGCAGGACCGGATGTTTTCAATCATAATGTCGAAACGGTGCCGCGTCTTTATCAGGAAGTCCGCCCTCAAGCCGATTACGAGCGTTCGCTGGGCGTTCTGCGTTCGGCGTGTGACTTCGGCGGCATGGTGGTGAAGTCGGGGCTGATGGTCGGATTGGGAGAGACGACGGAGGAACTGGAAAACGTTTTTCTCGATTTACATAGAGCGGGCGTGAGATTTCTCACGATCGGCCAATATCTGGCGCCGTCGCCAAAACACTTTCCCATAGCCCGATATTATCACCCCGACGAATTTCGGGATCTGGCCCGGAAGGCCGAAAAATGCGGTCTGGAACGGGTTTTCTCGGCGCCTTTGGTTCGCTCCTCGTATCATGCGGGTGAGCAATTTCATTCGCAATAG
- a CDS encoding conserved hypothetical protein (Evidence 4 : Unknown function but conserved in other organisms), whose product MKNIVVIDDEQYICNIIREALDEFKDYEVHNFVDPQMAAEFISNNAVDLVLTDLVMGDFSGEKVLEIARANHGDAIVILMTGYPTVKTAISVLKKGGYDYLIKPFKLEDLKATIQRGLNHQQLLRENVELRSQLELSRVTEAIANGIKLQPLLNLVAETAFRVLPAQGVSINLRDVRTGRFVQQCQTSVIADAAISSFLKGDLTLCHVDFERREPGIFKEEVPVNEKMMRRSYISIPLVSGGEIIGLLNTVYEDRFRFAHPGQVRLLSLLGAAVASDIERNNLDRNLKKSYLMTIKALANAIEARDHYTAGHTDRVYRLARKVARKMGWNAARLAHLKTGCILHDIGKIGVPDAILNKPDTLTEQEQEIMRRHPELGAKILXGIPFLEPVLPYILSHHERYDGTGYPQGLKGEDIPIEGRLLAVVDTFDAILSDRPYRNGRDPQTALSELQRNSGTQFDPMIVKLFEEAYDEGVIVRAMNNHRFRKSEIVT is encoded by the coding sequence ATGAAGAATATAGTTGTTATCGATGATGAGCAGTATATTTGCAATATCATTCGTGAGGCGCTCGACGAATTCAAGGATTACGAGGTGCATAATTTCGTCGACCCTCAGATGGCGGCCGAATTCATTTCCAATAACGCCGTCGATCTGGTCCTGACCGATCTGGTGATGGGGGATTTTTCGGGGGAAAAAGTTCTTGAAATCGCCCGCGCCAATCATGGGGACGCCATCGTGATTTTGATGACGGGGTATCCGACGGTCAAGACGGCTATTTCGGTATTGAAAAAGGGCGGGTACGATTACCTGATTAAGCCGTTCAAACTCGAGGATCTGAAGGCGACCATCCAGAGGGGGCTGAACCATCAGCAACTGCTCCGGGAAAATGTCGAATTGCGCAGTCAACTGGAACTGAGCCGGGTGACCGAAGCGATTGCCAACGGGATAAAACTTCAGCCGCTATTGAATCTGGTGGCCGAGACCGCCTTCCGCGTTTTGCCGGCCCAGGGCGTTTCCATAAATCTGCGCGATGTCCGGACGGGGCGATTCGTGCAACAATGCCAGACCTCCGTTATTGCTGATGCTGCTATCTCATCATTCCTCAAAGGCGATTTGACTCTCTGTCATGTTGATTTCGAGAGGCGGGAGCCGGGGATCTTCAAAGAGGAAGTTCCGGTAAACGAGAAGATGATGCGCCGTTCGTACATTTCGATTCCGCTGGTTTCCGGGGGAGAAATTATCGGTCTTCTTAATACCGTCTATGAGGACCGGTTCCGTTTCGCCCATCCGGGGCAGGTGCGCCTTCTCTCTCTTCTCGGGGCGGCGGTGGCGTCCGATATCGAGAGAAACAACCTTGACCGAAACCTCAAGAAATCATACCTGATGACCATCAAAGCCCTGGCCAACGCCATCGAGGCTCGCGATCATTACACCGCCGGGCACACCGACCGGGTCTATCGGCTGGCCCGAAAAGTCGCCCGCAAGATGGGCTGGAACGCGGCCCGTTTGGCTCATCTCAAAACCGGATGCATCCTGCATGATATCGGCAAAATCGGTGTTCCCGATGCCATTCTGAATAAACCCGATACTTTGACCGAGCAGGAGCAGGAAATCATGCGCCGTCATCCCGAACTGGGGGCCAAAATTCTCNGCGGGATACCGTTTTTGGAGCCGGTCCTTCCGTATATACTTTCGCATCATGAACGGTATGACGGAACCGGGTACCCGCAAGGGCTGAAGGGTGAAGATATTCCGATCGAGGGACGGCTTCTGGCGGTGGTCGATACTTTTGACGCCATTCTTTCCGACCGCCCTTATCGTAACGGGCGGGATCCCCAGACGGCCTTGAGCGAATTGCAGAGGAATTCCGGGACGCAATTCGACCCGATGATAGTGAAGTTGTTCGAAGAGGCGTATGATGAGGGAGTCATCGTCCGCGCCATGAATAATCACCGTTTTCGGAAAAGCGAGATTGTCACTTGA